A segment of the Siphonobacter curvatus genome:
AGATTGGAAGTAGTAGTGGGAAATGGAGCGTTTGAGGTAAATCTAGCAGGGATAAGAGATACGATGCAATAGGGTCTAAATGAATGATTTAAGATCAGTTGCTTTATCTTCTAAATGTTAGTTCGAGGTGAGCAACTGCCAACCTGTCTCATCTACCACTAGATTGGCTAATTAATTTCTCATGAATGATGATTAGCTGCCTTAAGGATAGTAATTTAATCAGGCAAGTTGGCGATATAATGCTGTATTTTTCTTGAGTATGTAGTTGGTGGCCGCATCAACTTCTGCATCAGAAGCATGTTGCCTGAATTTTTCCGTTAATAACTACGAAGTACTGTATCTGGCATTTTATCAACCAATTCGATAATAGTTTTCTTTAATTCCTGAGTTTCCATACTTAATACAGAGTTAAATCTTGGTTGGGTTTTATAAAACCCAACCAAGATAAATCAATACTCTCTTACCGTACATTCTTCTTCCGATTCCGTTCGAAATCTTCGAAAATAAACTCACCCAATCCTTTCAGGCTCGAGTAATAGGCCCGGCCATTATTGGTTTCCGTAAACTTGCGAACGAAATCCTGTAGGTACGGATCGCGGGCGATCATGAACGTGGTAATTGGAATCTTAATCCGGCGACACTGGGCGGCCAGTGTCAGCGTTTTATTCAGGATTTTACGGTCCAGACCAAAGCTGTTTTTATAGTAGCGAATGCCTTCTTTCAAACAGGTCGGTTTACCATCCGTAATCATGAAAATCTGCTTGTTTTTATTCTTCCGACGGCGGAGTAAATCCATCGCCAGTTCCAGTCCGGCTACGGTATTGGTGTGGTACGGACCCACTTCCAGATAGGGCAGATCTTTCACCTGAATCTGCCAGGCGTCGTTACCGAAAACGATGATGTCGAGCGTATCCTTGGGGTACTTCGTCATAATCAGTTCCGACAGGGCCATGGCTACTTTTTTCGCGGGCGTAATCCGGTCTTCCCCGTACAGAATCATCGAGTGACTGATGTCGATCATCAATACCGTACTGGTTTGAGCCTTGTATTCGGTATCGACGATTTCCAGGTCATTCTCGGTCATCATAAAATCGCCAATGCCATTGTTGATCTGGGCATTCCGAATGGATTCGGTCATAGCGATTTGTTCGAGTGAATCCCCGAACTGGAAGGTCCGGCGATCCGACGTTGCTTCATCACCCGTACCCGCGTGCGAAGTCCGGTGATTGCCGCCCGAACGTGATTTTTTGAGTTTCCCGAAAATTTCATCGAGCGACTGTTTCCGGATGGATTGTTCACCCTTCGGCGTCAGTACCGTTTCGCCCTCGGCGTTTTCTTCGGTGATATACCCTTTCTTTTTCAGGTCTTCGAAGAAATCCCCGATGCCGTAATTTTCGTCGGTAAGCTTGTATTGTTTGTCGAGTTGCGTCAGCCAGGACATTGCCTGAGCCACGTCGCCACTGGTCATGGTGAGCAGTTGATTAAAAATATCCAGCAACTGGTCAAACTTGGCCTGCTGGGAATTCTGCTGAATGTCGGGTACAAATTCGGAAAAACGGTGACCGAGCATAAATGTCTTGGATAAAAGCGTCAGGCAGAACCTGTCGGCTTAGTTTAGCGAGTAATCAAGGCCTGTAAGCTGATTCATCAGAAACAGGCGGTTTAGAAAAGCGATCCACGTACCAACTTGGCCTTTCTACTAATTTAACCCTTTTTTCAGGGATTGAGTTTGTCCAGTGGCTAAAACTTGCTCCCGGCATCCCGCGTAAAAGGTTATCTTTGCGTGATCCGATTGAGAGATACACATTTATAACGAATAGAAAACGGCGATAGTACGCTCCAAACGATTCGCCGTATCCCCTAAACTAACGGGTTAACTGCTTTATTATGAGCGTTCCTAAAACACAGCAATCCGGTTTTGAAGCCCTGGCTCAGCAGACGCTTTTGTATCCCCAGGAGCAGCTGGCTCCTATCAAAACCACGCAGCATTCCTTGCTGATTGGATTGCCCAAAGAAATTTCATTTCTCGATCACCGCATTGCTCTGGTTCCCGAAGCGGTTTCGTTACTGGTTCGGAATGGTCATCAGGTGATTCTGGAGAGTGGAGCAGGCGAGGGGGCTCAGTTCAGTGACCACGATTACCGCGAAGCCGGTGCTCGCATCGTCTACTCGCCCGAAGAAGCCTACGCCGCCGATGTGATTTTGAAAGTAGAGCCCGCTACGGAAGATGAATACAAATACCTGAAACGCGGCAGTACGCTGATTTCAGCCCTGACGCTTCCCAATCGCACGCAGGAGTATTTCGCAGCTCTTAATGAAAAGCAGATCACCGGGATTGCCTTCGAATACATTGAAGACAAATCCGGAGCCATGCCCATCATTCGTACCATGAGCGAAATTGCGGGGAGTACCGTGATGATGATTGCCGCCGAATACCTCAGTGGCGTACACGCAGGAAAAGGCATCATCCTGGGTGGCATTACGGGCGTTCCCCCGACCAAAGTCGTGGTATTGGGAGCGGGTACGGTGGCGGAATACGCAACCCGAATGGCTCTGGGACTGGGGGCTCAGGTACAGGTTTTTGACAAAGATATGTACCGTCTACAGCGATTGCGGTACGCGGTGGGGCAGCCCATTTATACCAGTATCATTCACTCCGAGGTGCTGTCCGATGCCATTCAGCGGGCAGACGTGGTGATTGGAGCGATCCGCAGCGAAGAAGGTCGCAGTCCGATGGTCGTGACGGAAGATATGATTTCTCGGATGCGGCCGAACTCGGTGGTAATCGACGTATCCATTGATCAGGGAGGGAATTTTGAAACCTCGGAAATGACCAGTCATAAAAATCCGACTTTTAAGAAACACGGCGTCATTCACTACTGCGTACCTAATATTCCAAGTCGCGTGGCCCGCACGGCCAGTATCGCCCTGAGCAACGTATTTACGCCTTTTCTCTTGAAAACGGGCACTTTGGGCGGTATCGAGGAAATGATGTTCGCCAATAAATGGTTTATGAAAGGGGTGTATGTGCACAACGGTTCGGTAACCAACGCCCACATCGCCCGCCTGTTCAATTTACGCTATAAAGATTTAGGTCTATTACTAGCCGCGAGAAGATGAGTTTAGTGGACAGTTTACAGTTGTCTGTTTTCAGTTAAAAATATGTAAGTTACTGGAAGTGAAGGCAACAGCGAGAACAGTGAACAATTGTCTGTTTTAGTTAGTGATCTGGAATGCATTATTTGCTGAACAGGAAAACTGTAAACCGCAAACGGAAAACTAAAAGAAATGATCGACGAACCCGAAGCACTATCCAATGCCCCCAATTCGCCGGAATTGAGCGGGAAATACCTCGGCATGATTACGGCCGACTTTGTGAAAGTATCCGAATTTATTCAGGAAGCCGCCCACCAGATCCGGCAGCGGGGCTTTTCTAATTATCCTATTTTTGTGGCTTGTCAGCAGCCGCAACCGCTTGGTTCGGTGTTGATTGGTCGGGGAGAAATGAACGATAACCAGTGGTACTACTCGGCTACGTTTCTCGAAGAATTCCTCCAGCGGGAAATCATCGGGGAAGATGGCGAGGAGCTTTTCAAGGAAAGCTACAAAGACCCCGCCGAGTACGCCTGTTTGTTCATTATTGACTCCGATTTCACCAAGTTCATTTTCGTTCCGTATCCCGAAGATTAGGCAACAGAATACCAAAGCTAGCGGCCCGATGAATCATTCGTCGGGCCGTTTTTGTTGAGTCAAAGGCTGGCCGACAACGCTTCCGTCAGGGCTTCCAGATCCGCCGCTTCGTTGTAAACGTGCGTCGCAATACGAAGGGTAGTCCCCCGCGTGGAAATGTATACCTGATGGCGTTCCAGCTCCGTCCGCAAACGGTTCATATCCAGCCCTTCGTGACGTAGTCCGAACAGGTGGGAGCTTCGATACGCCTCTGCTTCAATCCAGAAACCCAGTTCCTGCCAGTGGGGCACGTGCGGACGAACCAACGCCTCACTGTACGCCTGCACGGCTTCGGGCGTCCAGGCCAGGATTTGCTCCAGAGCCGTCGCCAGCATCGGTATCTGGATGAAATTGCTTTGTTCCCCCATGGAATAACGACTAGCTCCGGGCCGGAATTCTGTCGTATAGGCCATCAGTAAGCGGAAATTATCACTGCCTTTGCGATTAATCCAGCTTTGTTCAATGGAGCGACCTTCGTCAAAGGCGGGACCGAAATACGCCAGTCCCATCCCGTATGTACCCAGCAGCCATTTGTAGCCGCCGACGATCAGAGCATCCACCGATACCTCAGTCAGATCAAGTGGCAGAGCTCCCACGGCCTGCGTACCATCGAGTACAAAACGGGTACCCGTTTCCCGACAGCGTTTGCTGAGAGCTTCGATGTCAAATCGCGTTCCGTCCGACCAGTGTATCGGAGCGATCATCAGTAAAGCGGTTTCTTCGCTGATGGCATTTAAAACGGCTTCGTTCCAGCTTTTACCGTCGCCCGTGCGGTTAATCGTTTTTAGAGAAATGGCCTGTGTTTGGCAAACTTCTTCCCAGGCGTATACATCCGAGGGGAACTCATCGGCTACCAATAAGATGTGCTGACCGGGCCGGGCGTTTAGGTTCTTTGCCACAATTGCCATTCCGTACGAAACCGAAGGGATAATGGCGACGCGTTCGTACGGAACGTGTACCAATTGTCCAAACAGTTGCCGGACGCGGTCCACATCCGTAAAGTAATCTTCCTGGTGAATCGTGTGGGGTTGCGATTTGCGTAACAATCCCTGGATACCCGCTTCTTCGACGCTTTTAAGCAGGGGAGACATGGATGCTCCGTTGAGGTAATGAATGGCTTCGGGGAGCGAAAAAAGAGGTTTCTGGCAGGTAAGCATGGAAGAAAGAAGTTGGTAGATGTTAACGGATGAGTGGACGTTTTGGCCTTCACTTTCCGGAAAAGTCCTGCTCAAACTTAGTAAACGGCCGAGGAATTCCGACTTTCTTTTTTCAGCTTCAAAAAATCGCAAAAAAGGGCTGAATTATTTGTGATTTTCTTTGGAAAAAGCACGGTTTTATGGTAAAAAAATTGTATTTTTACCAAGTTTATTTCGAAAGGTGAGGCGAGTTTTATTGTTTGCCCAGTAGTCTAAAAACCAAGTATTTATGACCAACGAAGTTTTGGAAGAAGATAAGGTCGTAACGGCCCGCAACGATTATGGTGCCGATAATATTCAGGTGTTGGAAGGGCTCGAAGCCGTACGGAAACGGCCTTCCATGTACATCGGAGACGTAGGAACGAAGGGACTTCACCACCTGATTTGGGAGGTAGTAGATAACTCGATTGACGAAGCTCTGGCGGGGTACTGTGATACGATCCGGGTAACCATCAACGAAGACAATTCAATTACGGTTGAAGATAATGGCCGGGGTATTCCTACGGGGATGCACTCGAAAGAGAAAAAGTCGGCTCTGGAGGTTGTAATGACCGTTCTGCACGCCGGTGGTAAATTCGACAAAGGCTCTTATAAAGTTTCAGGTGGTTTGCACGGCGTGGGGGTTTCCTGCGTGAACGCCCTGTCTACGGACTTGAAAGTTAACGTTTATCGGGAAGGAAAAATCTTCCAGCAGGAATATAAAATCGGTGTTCCCCAGTACGCGGTTAAAGTTGTGGGTGACGCCGGCGAGCGTACGGGGACGACGGTTCGTTTTCAACCCGATGCTACCATTTTCACCGTCACCGAATACAAGTTTGAAACCGTAGCTCAACGCTTGCGGGAGTTGGCTTTCTTGAACAAAGGCATCCGCATCTTCCTGACTGATTTACGGGATCTGAATGAAGCGGGTGAGCCTCTGACCGAAGAATTTTTCTCCGAAGGCGGTCTGATTGAGTTCGTGAAATACCTCGACGGTACGCGGGAAGCACTTTTGGCCGATCCCATTTACATGGAGTCGTCGGATAAAGCGTCGATTCCAGTACAGGTGGCGATGGTGTATAACAACTCGTATTCCGAGAATGTATTCAGCTACGTTAACAACATCAATACCATCGAAGGTGGTACGCACGTGGCAGGTTTCCGGGGAGCATTAACGCGGACCCTGAAAAACTACGCCGATAAAAACGGCATGCTGGCCAAGGAGAAAATTGAGATCTCGGGCGAAGATTTCCGCGAAGGTTTAACGGCGGTTATCTCTGTAAAAGTAGCCGAGCCTCAGTTTGAAGGGCAGACAAAAACGAAATTAGGTAACGGCGAGGTTTCCGGAGCGGTTTCGCAGGTAGTAACCGATATGTTACAAACCTGGCTGGAAGAACACCCCAAGGAAGCCAAAACGATTGTTGATAAGGTAGTCATTGCGGCCAAAGCCCGGATTGCGGCCCGCAAGGCTCGTGAAGCTGTACAGCGTAAAACGGTACTGGGGGGCGGTGGCTTGCCCGGTAAACTGGCTGACTGCTCGGAATCGGACGCGGAACAGTGCGAATTATTCCTCGTCGAGGGGGATTCCGCTGGTGGTACGGCCAAACAGGGTCGTAACCGGAACTTCCAGGCGATTCTGCCCTTACGCGGTAAAATCCTGAACGTAGAAAAAGCTCAGGAGTATAAGATTTACGAGAACGAGGAAATCAAAAACATGATTACCGCTCTCGGGGTACAGTTTGGCAAAGAAGGCGACGAAAGAGCCCTGAACCTGGACAAACTGCGGTATCACAAGATTGTGATCATGACCGATGCCGACGTGGATGGTAGTCACATTCGTACGCTGATTCTGACCTTCTTCTTCCGATACA
Coding sequences within it:
- a CDS encoding vWA domain-containing protein, which gives rise to MLGHRFSEFVPDIQQNSQQAKFDQLLDIFNQLLTMTSGDVAQAMSWLTQLDKQYKLTDENYGIGDFFEDLKKKGYITEENAEGETVLTPKGEQSIRKQSLDEIFGKLKKSRSGGNHRTSHAGTGDEATSDRRTFQFGDSLEQIAMTESIRNAQINNGIGDFMMTENDLEIVDTEYKAQTSTVLMIDISHSMILYGEDRITPAKKVAMALSELIMTKYPKDTLDIIVFGNDAWQIQVKDLPYLEVGPYHTNTVAGLELAMDLLRRRKNKNKQIFMITDGKPTCLKEGIRYYKNSFGLDRKILNKTLTLAAQCRRIKIPITTFMIARDPYLQDFVRKFTETNNGRAYYSSLKGLGEFIFEDFERNRKKNVR
- a CDS encoding alanine dehydrogenase, coding for MSVPKTQQSGFEALAQQTLLYPQEQLAPIKTTQHSLLIGLPKEISFLDHRIALVPEAVSLLVRNGHQVILESGAGEGAQFSDHDYREAGARIVYSPEEAYAADVILKVEPATEDEYKYLKRGSTLISALTLPNRTQEYFAALNEKQITGIAFEYIEDKSGAMPIIRTMSEIAGSTVMMIAAEYLSGVHAGKGIILGGITGVPPTKVVVLGAGTVAEYATRMALGLGAQVQVFDKDMYRLQRLRYAVGQPIYTSIIHSEVLSDAIQRADVVIGAIRSEEGRSPMVVTEDMISRMRPNSVVIDVSIDQGGNFETSEMTSHKNPTFKKHGVIHYCVPNIPSRVARTASIALSNVFTPFLLKTGTLGGIEEMMFANKWFMKGVYVHNGSVTNAHIARLFNLRYKDLGLLLAARR
- a CDS encoding aminotransferase class V-fold PLP-dependent enzyme, with the translated sequence MLTCQKPLFSLPEAIHYLNGASMSPLLKSVEEAGIQGLLRKSQPHTIHQEDYFTDVDRVRQLFGQLVHVPYERVAIIPSVSYGMAIVAKNLNARPGQHILLVADEFPSDVYAWEEVCQTQAISLKTINRTGDGKSWNEAVLNAISEETALLMIAPIHWSDGTRFDIEALSKRCRETGTRFVLDGTQAVGALPLDLTEVSVDALIVGGYKWLLGTYGMGLAYFGPAFDEGRSIEQSWINRKGSDNFRLLMAYTTEFRPGASRYSMGEQSNFIQIPMLATALEQILAWTPEAVQAYSEALVRPHVPHWQELGFWIEAEAYRSSHLFGLRHEGLDMNRLRTELERHQVYISTRGTTLRIATHVYNEAADLEALTEALSASL
- the gyrB gene encoding DNA topoisomerase (ATP-hydrolyzing) subunit B: MTNEVLEEDKVVTARNDYGADNIQVLEGLEAVRKRPSMYIGDVGTKGLHHLIWEVVDNSIDEALAGYCDTIRVTINEDNSITVEDNGRGIPTGMHSKEKKSALEVVMTVLHAGGKFDKGSYKVSGGLHGVGVSCVNALSTDLKVNVYREGKIFQQEYKIGVPQYAVKVVGDAGERTGTTVRFQPDATIFTVTEYKFETVAQRLRELAFLNKGIRIFLTDLRDLNEAGEPLTEEFFSEGGLIEFVKYLDGTREALLADPIYMESSDKASIPVQVAMVYNNSYSENVFSYVNNINTIEGGTHVAGFRGALTRTLKNYADKNGMLAKEKIEISGEDFREGLTAVISVKVAEPQFEGQTKTKLGNGEVSGAVSQVVTDMLQTWLEEHPKEAKTIVDKVVIAAKARIAARKAREAVQRKTVLGGGGLPGKLADCSESDAEQCELFLVEGDSAGGTAKQGRNRNFQAILPLRGKILNVEKAQEYKIYENEEIKNMITALGVQFGKEGDERALNLDKLRYHKIVIMTDADVDGSHIRTLILTFFFRYMKDLVDQGYVYIAQPPLYQVKKGQQSRYCWTEQQRERAVLEIGGDRPDSVGIQRYKGLGEMNAEQLWETTMNPDTRTLKRVTIESAAEADHVFSMLMGDEVAPRREFIERNAKYAKIDI